Genomic segment of Aliarcobacter trophiarum LMG 25534:
TTTCAATATGTCTTGGATTTTCAACATATTTTTCAATAAATGCTTCACCTCTTCCAAAATATTTTTTTGCTTCATTTGAGGCACTTTCAAATAGTTCTTTGAAGTCTTTCTCTTCTCTTACTATTCTCATTCCTCTTCCTCCACCACCAAATGCAGCTTTGATGATTACAGGGAAACCTATCTCTTTTGCAATTCTTGCACCTTCTTCAATATCAGTAATTGGTTCATCAGTACCTTCTAAAACTGGAACTCCAACTTTTTTCATAGCAACTTTACTTGCCATTTTATCACCAAAAAGTTCTATATGTTCTGGTTTTGGACCAATAAATATAATTCCATTCTCTTCACATGCTCTTGCAAAATCAGCATTTTCACTTAAAAATCCATAACCAGGATGAATTGCATCACAATCAGATTTTTTTGCAATAGAGATGATTTTTTCATAGTCCAAATATGCTTGAACAACATCTCCCATAATTGGGTAGCACTCATCCGCTTTTCGTACCCATAATCCCTCAATATCAACTTCTGAAAATACAGCAACACTTTTAATCTCAAGCTCTTTACAAGCTCTTATAATTCGTAGCGCTATCTCTCCTCTGTTTGCAATAAGTACTTTATTAATCTTTTTCATATACTCACCTTTTAAAAAATAATTACTCAAATTTTAGGATATTTTTCTCTTTTATTCTTCTTAATTATTGTTAAATAAATTGTTGTATATTGCTAATTTATAGTTTTGATTAGAAGCTATATTTTTAATAAATATCAAATTTCTTATCTCTTTAGAATTGCTATGATTACACTATTTATAAGAGTTAGATTTATTTAAATATTATCTTTTTAAGGTATTTTAAGAGTAATTAATTATTTTGATTTATTTATATTCCCAAACTTATAGCTTGGGAATATATTTTTTTAGTTTTTACCAAGAAATAGCAGCTCCACTAGCTCCCATAATCTCTTTTGCATCTTCACTCATCATATATGGTTCCCATACAGGTTCAAATACTAAATTAACTTTTGCCTCATCTACTTCATCAACTGCCATAGCTACATATCTTACTTGTTCAAGCAAGCTATCAGCAACTGGACAAGCTGGGCTTGTAAGTGTCATATCTATTTCACAAAAGAGATAATTTTCTCTCTCTTCAAGTTCAATACTATATATAAGTCCTAAATTATAAATATCTACAGGTATTTCAGGGTCATAAACCTTTTTTAAATTCTCTATAATTTTCTCTTTTATTTCATCTTTATTAAAAATACTACTCATTTTATTTCCTTAGCTTTTTAGGGCATACTCTTTTATTTTTTTAATCATTCCAATAACTCCACTTTGTCTATTTGGAGTAATAACCTCGCTTAAATTAAGCTCTTTTATAATATCCATATCAATCTCTTTTAACTCATCTATAGTTGAATCTGAGAAAATATCTAAAATAATATAAACCAAACCTTTTACAATAATAGCATCACTTGTTCCATAGAAAAATAGTTTATCACCTTTTTTTTCATGTATTAGCCAAACTTGAGAAGTACAGCCATGCACTAGGTTTTCTGGGATTTGATTTGCTTCATCAAAAGGAGGAAGCTTTTTTCCTAAATCAATAATATATTCATATTTTGCAAGTTCTTCATCAAAAAATTCTAAATCTTCTTTTATATTTTCAACTCTTTTTTTAATACTCATTTTAATCCTTTAGCATACTTATTGCTCTTTTTAAACTAGAAATTAGCTTATCTATATCACTAAAATCATTATAAAAAGCAAGACTTACTCTAATAGTTCCTTTAATTTTAAGTTTATTCATAATTGGTTGTGCACAATGGTGACCAACTCTTATAGCAATTCCCATTTTATCAAGTAAAATAGAGATATCATCATGCATAATATCTTTGAAATTAAAGCTTCTAGTCCCACTACAATCTTTTAAGTCGTTATAAAAAATTATATCTGGTAGTTTTTTTAACTCACTATCAAGATATTGCATTAATTCATCTTTTCTTTTTTGTATTGTTTTATAGCCAATATTTTCAATATATTTTAAAGACTCTTTAAAAGCAATAACTCCTGCTATATTTTGAGTTCCTGCTTCAAATTTATAAGGGCTATTTAAAAAAGTTGTTCCTTGTTCTAAATCAACTAAATTTATAGCTGCACCACCAGTTATATATGGGTCAACCATATCGTGAAACTTCTCTTTTATATAGATTGCTCCAACTCCTGTTGGTCCAAAGGTTTTATGTCCTGAAATAGCAAAAAAATCACAATCAATATCTTGTACATCTATTTTAAAACCACTTAAGCTTTGTGCACC
This window contains:
- a CDS encoding metal-sulfur cluster assembly factor; the protein is MSSIFNKDEIKEKIIENLKKVYDPEIPVDIYNLGLIYSIELEERENYLFCEIDMTLTSPACPVADSLLEQVRYVAMAVDEVDEAKVNLVFEPVWEPYMMSEDAKEIMGASGAAISW
- a CDS encoding SufE family protein; amino-acid sequence: MSIKKRVENIKEDLEFFDEELAKYEYIIDLGKKLPPFDEANQIPENLVHGCTSQVWLIHEKKGDKLFFYGTSDAIIVKGLVYIILDIFSDSTIDELKEIDMDIIKELNLSEVITPNRQSGVIGMIKKIKEYALKS
- a CDS encoding aminotransferase class V-fold PLP-dependent enzyme, which translates into the protein MYKKDFPFFANSKTVYLDNGATTQKPQSVINATIDYYTKYCSNTHRSGFGDAAIATTEFEKSREVLQKFINANKKEEIVFTSGVTQSINFIASSFGKRFKNIIISSLEHHANIVPWQMQNRTLGNGLLVVNCSDNLDFDFTHFEKLLKENPNSFVSIAHVTNAFGKIHDIKRIVSLAHSYSCPIMIDGAQSLSGFKIDVQDIDCDFFAISGHKTFGPTGVGAIYIKEKFHDMVDPYITGGAAINLVDLEQGTTFLNSPYKFEAGTQNIAGVIAFKESLKYIENIGYKTIQKRKDELMQYLDSELKKLPDIIFYNDLKDCSGTRSFNFKDIMHDDISILLDKMGIAIRVGHHCAQPIMNKLKIKGTIRVSLAFYNDFSDIDKLISSLKRAISMLKD